From the genome of Nicotiana tabacum cultivar K326 chromosome 17, ASM71507v2, whole genome shotgun sequence:
CTTTTTCTCTGTTTTTGAGCTATTTAAATATTTGAAGGAGAAGAGTGAGGCTTTTGCCGTAGGAGCTATTTAAATATTTGAAGGAGAATAGCCtagtacaaaagaaaaaaaattaagacTCAGGTAAATTGTGTCTCAAGGAAACAACTTTTTTACTTTCCCTTTTTTGCTGATAAGTCAGGTGGTAGACTCCAACTCTTAATCATAAATCATCCACTTCACTTGAAGTTTATCTTTGCTAAGCATGCTCTTACAATGGGTGCTGCAAATGTAGTGGACAATTGATGATTTTATCTCTCTCAGCTTGTCGCATAGATCTAAAATGTCTATGAAAAGTTCATCATTACCTCATGATTGTCGTTTATCTCATGCTTTTGTGATCAGTTTTAACATATTAAGTGGACAAGTTCCAATTTTTCTCTCAGCTTGGAGCTTAGATTTTCAAATGTCGATGAAATGCTAATGCTTTAATGACTCATGGTTGTTTATCTGCAGTTAGGCATCCAGCCTAAAGAAGATAATCTCACTGTGGAGCAAGCGTGGGATGAACTGGCTGGTCGACTATCATATTTACTttcaattgaggtatgtaacTGTATTGGTGTTAATGTGATGATGCAATTCTTCTTGGAGTTAGCTGCAAGATTACAAAGTTTGACTAGCCATCGAGATTGAGTGAGAACTTTGACTTATATACATGTTTGTTGCGTAAGAGAGTTTTTAATGAATTACAAAAACTTGATTGTGAAGCTGGTTATATAGGGTATTGTCACTGTTGTGAAATTTATTTTACTAAAAAACAGCAAACAGTCTACCGAATACGTCATATTTAGTAATATATCAGCTTTGGAAAACTTTTTGCACTTTAAAAGTCTTTCTGTGCTATTTGATTGTTTGTAGAGTCTGAAATATGATGTTTTTATGCTGTATTGAAATTTGCCAAAAGGTTTcattagaaaatagaaaatttccTGTGGTTTCATCACATATTTTGAGACATGGTCTTATAAACAGTTCTACTgccttatcaaaaaaaataaaataaacagttCTATTGAGTTTGTGAGATATCTAATGCTCATAAAGGTTCATTCATGTTTTTTAATTTCTTGGTATTTTCATTGACTACAGCCTCAGTAGATAATAATACTGAGTTTTCTGTGTGTAGGATTAGATGATGTAAACAGATTCACTAATTGGATGTAGTTATGTAATGCATTTTTTCCTGCAGCTAATGAACTACCCGACCTATGTTATTTACGGTTCACTTTTTTGTTTCCGGTTGTTGATGAAAGTTCTTGTCTTCAATTCATCCGCTTAGTGGGCACTTCAGAGCAGCGTTGCAGAGAGGAGGTCACCTTAATGGATTTATTTCTGTAGCAGCTATTGCTGCGTTTGATGCTAAGATTAATAGCTTATGTAAATATATAAATCCTGAAGTGGAGTGGAAtcaatttttggtgatgtcactTATTATTGAAGCAGCTAAGAGATTAGCGAATGCGCTTATGTTCTCTGAGGAGAAGCTTTCATTGCAGAGGCTAAATCCACACCCTCCTGAGATTATACATTCTTTACTAAAGAATGAATCTAGTCTCCCAGAGAGCATTTCAATTGAAGCAGTACGTATTCCATCTTCAGCAGAGAAGATTGTGGAACCTTCGATACTTGATGCCTCTTTTGGCAATTATTACCTGGATGCCATTGCAAAGGAACTAGGGGTTAAGGATGCTTCTAAAGTTCTGATTTCTAGGTGAGAAAGAATATATACAGAGCATTGAACTAGTACTTTGTTTGACTGGTAAAATGTTGTAAGCTTGATTTGTAGCAATCAGAAGTCGATTTTAATGCAGTATGGTAAGAAGTATATGAAGGAGCTCCTATCCAGTGATGGATGCAGCCTTTATGCTGCGAGTTCAACCCAGTATTCTCAATACAAAGTTTAAATATACATGTGAAGAATCACTAAAAGCTCAACAAATATTAAATCTGCGCATAATTTCAAAGTACAATTGTCATTGGGCTTTAGTCTAGTGGTGAGCGCAATGTGTGATGTGTAGGTTAGGTGCATGTCACGGGTTTGAAATCTGCTGCAGAcaaaagcctggtatttaagtaGAGAAGGGTAGAGAGATGGCCCCCATTACTCACCGAGTTTCAAACCGTGCACCATTGGCCCTCGGGGATTTctcatttgtaaaaaaaaatcagaagtaCAAAAGAATTTAGTGCTAATAACTTTGAAGGTGTAAACCATCAAATTTAAATCCCAGATCCGCCTTTGCTTCTATCTAGAGTTTTCTGATAGGTTGTATTGTTCCTTCTTCCAAACTGGTATGATATATACGTGATGCATCCTGGTATTTATTTTTAAGCAAGACAAAATTAATCTAGTATGACCAAAGCTGACACCCTTCATCATAAACTGGTTATGGACGGGGGTTGGAAGTTAGTTAATGGCTAGTTCAATGTGAGCTGTAAGGTAGTTTTGTGGTTTATGTTAGAGAAGGCTGGATCAAATAAATAATTGCTTCCATTTTAATTGAGCATTTCCTGTATCTTTGATGATGAACATTTGTTTTCTGTTACAGGACTATTGGCAAAGCTTCCTCAGAAACGAGGTTGTACTTCTGTGCTCCAGAATCCATAACGATTGGCCCATCATCAGAGTTACATATGAAACTAGCCAGTTCATTTAGAGAATTTAATGCCCTTGCGACCTACCTATCTGGTCAAGAAATATACGGTGATGCAATTTTGGCATCTGTAGGATACACCTGGAAGTCTACTGATCTTTCTTATGAAGATTTATCCTTGCGTGCATATTACAGGTATGTCCTTGGcaccatttttgagtttttagtcAGCGAAGTCTGGCTGAATCAAAACAGAGTCTGGCTTAATTACAACTGGATTGTCATCTAGGATAGCAGAATTATGATAGCCATTGTAGTAAGTTTCCCCCCTGAGATTTGGGTGTGGTGGGCTAAATAATGGAGACAGTGAATTTGCATGATGAGTTTAGGGTGCCGGCACTCAGGACGTGAAGTCACGTGTTGTACTTCaggaatttcttttcttttttatttttgtttttccttttgattTCTTTATTTAACTGTGACACTCAGTTGCTATCATCGATTTgcataatatttttcttttcttcttttttatttcacTCATAATAGCGGGgttcattttcttttctctctttttcctctcAAGAATACTTGCCAACAAGATACCTAGCGGAATTTACAAGTTGTCAAGAGAAGCAATACTTGCTGCAGAGCTGCCCACAACATTCACAACAAGGAGCAATTGGAGGGGTTCTTTTCCCAGAGATATTCTCTGCACATTTTGCCGCCAGCATCGATTATCTGAACCTGTCTTTTCAAGCGATTCCTTTGAACCTCTGCCAGATTTACCTGGACGTAAAAGATTGAGGGATACAGCATCAAGTGGAGACGAAATTAATGAAGGTGgtcttgctgctactgctactgctactgctactgctgttgcACAAGGAGGGTGTACTCTAGTCTATAGATGTACAGTGAAGATATACTCCAAGTGCCAGGATTTGATTCTGCTGTGTTCACCAAAGGAATCTTACAAGAAACAGACTGATGCAATTCATAATGCTGCTTTAAAAGTTCTCTTATGGTTGGATAGATTTCTTGATAAAGTTGATATGTCTGTGGAGGAGATGACATCATCTGCAAAGGGACTTGAAGTTCTTATTTATCCTCAACAGTTTGTTAAGGAGTTCTCATCATGTCAATTCTTGCCCAAATATCGGTGGAGCAGTGCAACACTAGCAGACAGCTCTCTGTGTTCTAGCTTCTCTAATGTACAGAAGAACACGCTTGAAGACGAAGTAGCATCTGTTAGGATAAGTGGTGAATATTCTGGAACGACTCCATCTAATGGTTCTTTGGTGTGTGTGACTTACAACATATATTTAGTCACGGAAAGGGAAGGCATTAAGGAACAGCTTGAAGGGTCTGAAGAGTTTGAGTTTGAGATTGGCAGTGGAGCCACATCACCTGTTCTTGAAGCAGTTGTAACACAGATGTCCATTGATCAGTCTGCATGTTTTACTATGGAATTGCCTTCCAAAGAGATTGTTCTAGCAGTGGCTCGTGATTCTACAACTGTCCTTTCATTATTGTCTTCAGGTAAGTAAGGCAGTTGTTtccttttgttctgatttttttttGGCTCTATTTGTGTTGATTTCCATTTTAGAACATGCTTTCCGAAGGACATTTGTCGTGTCCAACCCATGAAAAATTTCTGTTGTCTTCCGATAATCTAGAGTTTCCTCTCCTCTCTGGAGACAGGTACttgtacaatgaaatgtgaaGTCACCTTGCTGCGGGTGACAGTACCCCTGGAGGATAGAATGGAGCAGGCCTTATTCTCTCCCCCATTATCAAAACAACGTGTTGAATATGCATTGCAACACATTAGAGAATCTTGTGCTGCCTCTTTGGTATAGGCCTTTTCAAATGATTTTGCTGTCTTTTTAGATGATAAAAAGACTTGATTCTGATCTTTATTCCATCACAGGTTGATTTTGGATGTGGTTCTGGAAGTCTCCTGGAGTCTTTATTAGCTTATCAAACTTCTCTTGAGAAAATAGTAGGCGTTGATATTTCACAGAAAGCTCTTGCTCGTGCTGCCAAGGTCTGATGCACTCACAGCCCTCTTACACGGCTTTTCAACTTTCACAATCTCTCTCTCTAATTGTCCTGCAgtttattcttttctttctacTGCATTTCTTTTTCTTAGTAATGATAATAAGAGCTTGTGTATTCTCTAACTTAACTATGTAAGGTGAAAACTGAACTGTAATTCGAGCGGGTGAGAAAAATCAGGATCTGCAATGGTCATCTTATGCCAATCCAATATTTAGATATTATCCTGCATTGTCAGCTAGATCTAGTTTTGCCTATGCTTTCAGTGCGACATTGTCCATCTTATAGGTAATGACAATATTTTCGGATTGCGAAAGCTAGAGAGATGTTTCCTTATTCAGGAAAAAATTTAACATTCCAGATCAGAGTAATCTATTTTTTTAAACTCTCTAGTTTTATTATCATTTGTTAGATAAATAAATTGGATAAAATAGGTTCTTCATATTAGCTTGACATGACTGAAATGAGAATGTAATTGCATTAAATGTAaatacagtaaaagaaagaaaaaaggccGATAAACAAAGAGATATGAGTAATAGCTGAAGTAGCTCCAGCAcccaaaaaagataaaaataaaaataaaaatagaaaaagagaaagaaagatgaTCCAGATGGTTATATGCCCATTTGAAGGTTTAAGATTTACTAATTGGGAAGACTAATAGTATAATCATTACTTGGGAAGTAAAGGAAATTCATAAATgattccaaaaaaaaatgttAATTGAATACATAACAAATATGATTTTCTGATTATGATTGTTGGAGTGAAGCTAATTTGAGTTCAGATGACTATTTGAAGGTTACTAAAAAAAAGGTAATCACATGTACTCCATATAAGATACTAGGACAGAGAAATGTTAAGGTCCTTTTACCCATCACAAGTAGTTGTACAACTTATATCCATGATATATGTTTTCTATCTCCTTATTCTAGCATCAGAAACTCCAAAGTAGATACCATTCAGTCAGTGGTGGTATAGGATTCTAGAATTGGGAAGTATGGTATTGGACTATCATGAGAAAATGAAATAGCTTTTGGTGGACCTTTttctcaaaaaaaagaaaaagaaaaaaaagtttctggtgaaaaagaagaaactttttctcctttctcgCTTTATTTGTGGAAGCAAGCAACTTTGAAGCTTCAAGAATATAACAACATGAGCTTTTTATTAAACATTCAGAACTAGTAAACTAATGAGGTCAAATATGTTAGTTCAAGATGCTAAGAAATTTCTGATTAGCATAGTTTACTTTTTCTTTCTGTTGCATTGACGGAGCATAGTTCTAAACATTTAATGTTTGCCACGTGTTGCTGGTGCCAAATCAtaattttgactttttttatTTATGCGTTCACCTAAGAGTCTTCTTAATTTCCAGATACTTCATTCAAAACTCAATGGAAATATAGAAGCTGAACAACTGACTAACAGAATCAAGTCTGCAATACTATATAGGGGTTCAATTTTGACTTGTGATTCTCGGTTATGTGGGTATGACATTGCAACCTGCTTGGAGGTAATTGGTTCCTCTTCTAGTGATGGTTACACAGCTTTCCAGATTTCAGTTTTTCTTCACTTTGTTTCATGAAGTATTTGCGTAAAAATGCTTGTGTACCTTATATCCATCCCAAAAATGAGATCTATGGTTGGTTATATCATTCTTTTTTATTGAGCGCAGTGGTGGGGCTAGGATTTTTACCAAGGgaattcaaaatattaaaaagtaaacacacaaaCAAGCCAAGGGGATTTAACATCTACTATTTATGCATAAAAACAATTTTAACcttatatacagtgtaattttttggCGAAGGAAGTTTAGGGATGAACTCCCTTCCGCCACCCTAGCTCCACCCCTGGTTGAGCGGATCAGTGAACTTAGTGTCTGGAGATGATCTGTCAACGAGATTGCCGTAGAATGgtttaatatgttattttatcCACACAAAAAAATTGTCGTAGATGGTTTAGTATGTTAGATGTCATATATTAGTATTTGAGTTCAGAAGGTAGATATTATGGACCAATAAAACAAAATGTGATTAAAAGTGTTCTGTGGGATAAAGTAGTTTCTGAAGCTTGTCATTATATAAGTTGGAGACTGGTGTAAGTGAGATATTGAAACTTTTATGCATTTGATTTGAAATAGACGTCAGACTGATTTTTCTGTAGCCTTCACATGAATTTGCAGAGATAGACACATTGATTCACATACCAGAAGAGCATAGTGCTACTACTCGTTAATAAAGAGTGTAAGagtgcaaataataatttttcattCTGAGTTTGTGTAATGGGTTGCTAGATCATATGCTATAGTTCTAACCCTTTGTAATGAAATATATTGGAGCGTGTGTTCTTGATCTTTATGAGTGGTAAGTTTGGTCCATTTTAGCTTCAGTTGGAATAAAGATATGACAATGATATTTTCAAGTTGCATGTTAGGGTCTATCCACTTAGTAAATTATCTGTTTAGTTAAAAGAGTTTTGCCTTGCTAGGGAGACTAGTGATGCATATGATGGTTCGAAGTTCTTTATTGGCACTTATTGACCGAATTAAGTATGAATTATCTGGCACCTTTTCCTTCGTGTTTTTTCTCTTTGTGActtatttctctttatttttcaatGTATTTCTCTTTATTCCCATCATTTAAGTGGTCTTGCCTTTATTCGTGATATATTGCTATAGAGTTTTTGAGATAGGTTTCTTCAGTTATTGATGATCCTAGGTTGATACATTTTGTCAGCTCGGGTGGTTGAATGAGACTTTGCTTTTCTGCAGTTATATATCCATCATTCTGTCTTTTCTTTGTTCCATAGAATCTGTAAAAATTAGATCATCTATTGATCGTGATAGATGGGAATTTTGATCAACTATAGGTGATTGAACACATGGAGGAACATGAAGCGTGCTTGTTTGGCGATATCGTGCTCAGTTCATTTTGTCCACAGATTCTTATAGTCTCCACTCCCAATTATGAGTACAATGTGATTCTCCAGAATTCTTCTCCTCAATACCAGGAAGAGGATCCAGATGAGAAGAGCCAGCAGCAATCTTGCAAATTTCGCAATCACGATCACAAATTCGAGTGGACTAGACAGCAATTTTGCCAATGGGCATCTGAGCTAGCTTTAAGGCATAATTATGATGTTGAGTTCAGTGGAGTTGGCGGAGAGCCTAACAAAGAACCAGGATTTGCCTCCCAAATTGCTGTCTTTAGAAGAAAAGATGGCAGTCCCGCGAATGCAGACTTTACTAAAcactttgatgttatttgggaATGGAGTAGCAGCAGTAATTCAAGATCCTAACTGTAGATGCTTTCTAACAAACTCATTTTTTGCTGCATCTTAACTGTAGATGCTCTCTAACAAACTCATTTTTTGGTTAGTCATGTCGATTTCAGAAGTTATAGAAGTCTGCTCCTCCATTCATACCTCTTCTTTTCCCCCTTCTAAATGGAAGATTTGCTCATAATTTCTTTTGCTTATACTAAGTGCTGACTGTTCTAGAAAATCATACTTAGTATTCCTTACCTAAATGCGCAGAAATATCTACTTACTAGGTGCAAAATGATACTAGTtgtttgaagaagaaaaatacgGTACTCCTAACTCATGGTTTAACATTTATGCTTGAGTTTTAGTTTTGTTCGGTTTTCCTTTCACCTTCACTTGTAGAGATGGCCTGTTGTGAGGTCATACTCATGGTTACAGACTCGTCCGCGTGGAGAAGTTTCTGTTCATCGATAGGAACAATCTCTTTGTGCTTGTACCAGTTGGCCCAAAAGACATAGTTCCCAAAGTTGAGCAAGCTGAGGATTGCTAGGAAGAACCAGTAGAAAAGTTCGATATGGTTCTTGTTCATGTCTCTCCATTGAAGCCATCCTTGCTTGTTGGAAGTGAGCTCTGAAGTGATTGTGTTGATGAGCTCAACAAAAGCTGAGCTCAAGTAGTAGCCAATGGAGAACGATAGAAACGAGAAGGAAGTCTAGAGAGATCTCATCCCAGCTGGGGCCTCGCTGTAGAAGAATTCCATCAGCCCAACGAGCGTGAACATGTCTGCTATCCCGAAGATTGCATAATGAAAGGAGAACCAGAAAAGGCTGGTCCGATGGTTATGTTGGTTGAACTCGTTCTTCCTCTTCACTTCCATGGCCCCTGCAATAGCCATGGACATAGCTGAGAGGACAAGTCCTACGCCAACTCTCTGAAGGTGAGTTATTCCATTCGTGTGGCCAGTGAACATCCTCATTACAGGAACAAAGAGGAACTCGTAGATGGGAATGAGGACGGACATGAATACAAGAGGAATGACTGGAATTGAAGCAGCAGGTACGTCAAACTTGCCAAGGCTAGGGTCCATTAGTGTACCTTGTTGCACTGAGATTGTTTGTAGCTGTGCCAAACATGTGTTCATGAGGATAGTACTTAGGAGGATTGGCATCATCCTTGTTAGGATTCACTACTTCTACTTGAGTGACAGTACAAAGCCTCCATTTTCCTTGCTTATTTTGGTGCCTTGCATTTCAACCGCAGCTTTGTCTAGTACTCTATTCATGATTCAGATGACAACATAAGATTAGCATGATTATATAAACCCCTTTGATTTAATTTATGTTCTTGCATTGAACATGATAAACTTGCCTGAATTGGTGGGTATGAGAAAGACGTTGTCCAGTTAAAAGAGAAACAGAGTTTGGGTCGCGCATCTCATATCAGTTGGTAGTTGCACAGACCAATTTCGAGCTGCTGCCACCAAAACATGCAAAAAATGCTGCTTAAACCGTACTCTTTTGCTAGCCAAAAAAAGATAACAAGTTCCATAAGTTTTTTATGTTTCTGTTAAATTTCGTGCTTAGTCAAATTACGTCACATAAATTTGTAACTGAAGCGGGAGCAAAAGGAGTACGAGCTCACCTGTAAAACTCTAAGCAAGGGACTTTCTCCTGTAAAAATGCTTTCCCAAAACAAGGCAGCAAAACAGCAAAGGGTGGAAATAATAAACCCTTTTATCCCATCCTACATTTGTACTGACCCAAACCACAACAGATGCTCCAATAGTTATGCTTAACAATAACCAGTCTACATAGTAGTGTCCAAAAAAGAAGACGAATAGTCACTAACATTGGGCATCTTCTGTAGCTAGAATTTAACATTATTAGAAGTTCAGGAATATGGTCAATTTGGTCTCGAAGTTATTACTTTATCAAGCTTTTTGGTTTTTGTGATATTTAGCTTATCATATTTAACAATTAGTTAAACATAAGTGCCATTTTGTTCCCTAACCAAATTAAATATACATGGTCCATCGGATTGGCTTTCCGTAGTACCTTGAATTACTTGATGTTTAATTTCTACTATCCCTTATTCCTTTAGCAAAAGCTTGAAAGCACCGATTCCTATAACATGGAGGGATAAATACCGAATTATCGCATCGAAAATTTTGGTATATGATATTCGGTAGTTTGGTATTttgtatggtatttggtttacgTTTTTTAAATAATTTGGTATTAGATAtggtatttgatatttaaaaaaataataacaaaatattgatatcgtaccaaaatatatactaaattacACATTAAAGATATTATTGATCAATATACTAAGTTACACAATATTTTTCTTTGGCATTCATGTTGAGGTTGACCGTAAAACCCATGTACTTCTTTAGGAAAATGGAGGATGGAGATTCCAATTCTTACTCTCTAGGTTGCCAAGCAGTTTAACGTAATATTTCAATGATTTTGGGGTGTTTCTTACTCAGTTACTCCTGTATTGTTGTTGCATATGTTGGATTAGTCCTTATTGTATTCTTTAACATGATATTTTCAATGATAAAATGTATATCCTTTATGTACCTTTTTTCTCTTAGTTGTaactttttttttcgaaatcggAAAATAAGTAAA
Proteins encoded in this window:
- the LOC107779312 gene encoding small RNA 2'-O-methyltransferase, which translates into the protein METGRNPASGPKKSPFTPKAIIHQRFAAKACYKVEEVQEVVQNGCPGLVIPQKGPCLYRCTLQLPEFSVVSEVFKRKKDAEQSAAEKAIQKLGIQPKEDNLTVEQAWDELAGRLSYLLSIEFLSSIHPLSGHFRAALQRGGHLNGFISVAAIAAFDAKINSLCKYINPEVEWNQFLVMSLIIEAAKRLANALMFSEEKLSLQRLNPHPPEIIHSLLKNESSLPESISIEAVRIPSSAEKIVEPSILDASFGNYYLDAIAKELGVKDASKVLISRTIGKASSETRLYFCAPESITIGPSSELHMKLASSFREFNALATYLSGQEIYGDAILASVGYTWKSTDLSYEDLSLRAYYRILANKIPSGIYKLSREAILAAELPTTFTTRSNWRGSFPRDILCTFCRQHRLSEPVFSSDSFEPLPDLPGRKRLRDTASSGDEINEGGLAATATATATAVAQGGCTLVYRCTVKIYSKCQDLILLCSPKESYKKQTDAIHNAALKVLLWLDRFLDKVDMSVEEMTSSAKGLEVLIYPQQFVKEFSSCQFLPKYRWSSATLADSSLCSSFSNVQKNTLEDEVASVRISGEYSGTTPSNGSLVCVTYNIYLVTEREGIKEQLEGSEEFEFEIGSGATSPVLEAVVTQMSIDQSACFTMELPSKEIVLAVARDSTTVLSLLSSGTCTMKCEVTLLRVTVPLEDRMEQALFSPPLSKQRVEYALQHIRESCAASLVDFGCGSGSLLESLLAYQTSLEKIVGVDISQKALARAAKILHSKLNGNIEAEQLTNRIKSAILYRGSILTCDSRLCGYDIATCLEVIEHMEEHEACLFGDIVLSSFCPQILIVSTPNYEYNVILQNSSPQYQEEDPDEKSQQQSCKFRNHDHKFEWTRQQFCQWASELALRHNYDVEFSGVGGEPNKEPGFASQIAVFRRKDGSPANADFTKHFDVIWEWSSSSNSRS
- the LOC142172114 gene encoding protein NRT1/ PTR FAMILY 4.5-like — translated: MDPSLGKFDVPAASIPVIPLVFMSVLIPIYEFLFVPVMRMFTGHTNGITHLQRVGVGLVLSAMSMAIAGAMEVKRKNEFNQHNHRTSLFWFSFHYAIFGIADMFTLVGLMEFFYSEAPAGMRSL